One Aegilops tauschii subsp. strangulata cultivar AL8/78 chromosome 2, Aet v6.0, whole genome shotgun sequence genomic window, GGGACAGTTGTAGCGAAATGGCGAAAGTAATTTGTATGAAACCTAAGCAAATTAAATAACCACATGATTCTGCACAAAAAATTTCCGAATATATGGATTATTTCTGTATGAATAAAAGCAACTGCTGTCACCACAATCATGGAAAGATTGGCATATGCTAAGCAGATCAGTGCTAAATAGGTAACCGCCTACTGCCATAAGGTAGATTCCATTCACCATAATGCATTTCACCTTGCCAAACTATGAAAAAACTAACCTGTCTTCCAAACATTTGGCTTTATTTTGTTGATAGCTTATAGCTTTAGAGAATATTTGCTAGAAATCTTAAAAAAAACAGAAACCACAGTACTAGAAATAGAGAAGAAAAGGCATATGTATCTGGTGTTAGTGTGCATTAGTGATTCTCATAAAGGAAACCTTTAAGGCTTACCTGACATCACCTTCTCTTTTAGTTCCAAATGTTCGTAACTGGAAGGATTCTCTGATTTTGATCTCATCAAGCAACTGCAGATAGTATGGATATCTTTCCCAGTCACCTTTGACAACACAGCCATGTTCACCAAGGTGAACACAGTCATTAAATAAGCACCCGGAGGACTCATTTTCTTCTAGCATCTTTCTTATCTGGATACAAAATCAATAACACAATTATGCAAATGTCATAACAAACTAAACTACCACCATAACAGAGTCAACTTGCTCATGCACAGAAGCTGGAACTAAATAGAGCATCAAGTGAACAAACCTCAGGGAAAGTTTCTGCAAGACCCCTTTTGGTCACTTTCATCAGGCTAGGCTGGTTAAATCCAGGAGTATCAGCAAGAAAACCTCCATCAACTATCGGAAGTAATGAAACATGACGTGTGGTATGCTTTCCTTTGCCGCTTTTCTTGGACACAGGACCAACGCGTTGTTCACCAAACCATTTACTATTCTGGAAAAGAATGTGCACAAGCAAGGGACTTCAGTGTCTACATAGAAAAAGGTTTCTACACGTGCTAAAGTTTACTGGAAAAAGGTTGAGAAACTTCGCAACGATGGGAAAAATGAATAGAAGCATGTCAAGCTATACAATATCTGAGGTAAAAGGAAAAAAGACTACTGCATCCACATAAGAAACAGACAACAATGCATACTTGCTCCATCGTCTCCTATTCTGCGAGGCAAACCAACTTGGGACCACATAAAAATATACATATTGAATTAGTCCTATCAGAGGCAACACATTAGTTCAGCAAATCCAATCGGCAATATCTCAATATCAAGCATAGCTAACAAATTGAGTTTCTTTTTTAGATAAAGATAGCATTATTCCTGATAAATTGACCCAACCTTAGTAACCAGCTGTACGTTTATATCCGTAAAAGGGCTACATTTTAGAGGAAAACTAACAAAACAAGAAATCATGAAATTCTCAGAACGGATTATGTATGGCATTGAAAGGTTCAGAAATGGGTGAGAATTTGCAGTAGGAAAATAATATCGCCGTATGTTTGGCTGATGAGATGGATCAATTAAGGAAGACAAGCCATGTGGAACAAGATGTGCCATTGGCAACACAATCAGGCATGAGCCGGGCCATGCGGCTggggcaaaatgcaacaaaaagTAAAAACACGTGTGATTAAGTGAAATTATTGGTTAAACCTttcgttgtactccctccgtccgaaaaagcttgtcccaagcttgtccctcaaatggatgtatctagcactaacttggtgctagatacatccatttgagagaCAAGCTTTTTCAGGCGGAAGGAGTATGAAACTGATGACGATATGCCTGGGGTTAAATGCAATTTGAAATTATATAACAGTCACCTGTTCAAGAAGTTGATGTATTGGATCTTCCTCTGAAATGTTTTGGTTGCATCTCAAGGCATTAATAAGACTGGACTTCCCAACACCGCTTGGACCAACAACTACAGTTGTCTGTCCTTCCAGCATCTCTTCAAGAGCAGATAATCCAGATCTCTGATCAACACTTAGAAAGAGTGGATCATAGCCCCAGTTCTTCAACCTGTCCCTCCAGTAGGAGATGATCTGCAGAAAACCAAGTTATAAATTATCAGCTCAACCACACAAATATAAACTGAGGTAAAACCAAGACAATGTGAAACAAATACACTAAATAATAAACAGTGTGCAATTGCACATTCTAATTGCTCAAACTCACGCTTGGAACCATGTCTTTTATTTTACTAGTTTCGAACCTTGAGGATGTATTTTGTTTTTGTTCCGTTATATCTTGATGGTGGAACCCAATCTGTTCTTTGGATCGAATGGAAAGAAAATTGCTCAAACTCGCACCTCGGTAAGGGAAACCAAAAGTGTGAATgtatgatgtttatcttttacaAAACAATGATGCCCATATGGTGGGCATGTATCAAATGCCAGTTCTTTCATACTTTATATATTTAATTAAAAGACTAGCTAACTTGAATTTGAATGTTTGACGAATGACAGCACGGACTAGTGGCCATATATAATTGGTGTTTATCAAAAGGAGTGTGATCCCAAGGATGTACCAATCAAATTCGTTGTGTGCTGTATGTACCAGGGAACTATGCCACACTCGCGTATTATTGTTTATCTGGCTATTGCTCAGGTGACCTCTTAGGCTGAATTAGGTCTTTGTTGAGAGGCAAATCCCTTTGATATAACTCAAATGGAATGCGTTTGCTTCATCCTATGAGTAAAAACATATGAATGTGTACATCCGAGCCCACAAGAGATTCGATTGTAGTGCTGGATCACCATCATGCATGGCCCACAAGAAGAATGCGAAAACAAATATGTTTCTTAGATAAGCCGAGAGTGGCATGTGCGGCGACCCAAGGTTTGTGGGTAGTTCTGGGAGATATTAACTTAAAACACGGCCAAAACAAGCAACTCAAACTTTAAACAGAAGAATGATGGGAAAGTTCTGTCCCACCGAGGATCTTATGCCCGACATCCACCTTAATGGGAGAGCCTACGCATGGTCAATGATCAAGAAAACACCATCCTTCGCAAGCTGGGCAAATTTTAGTCTCAGTCGAATGGCATAACTTGTTCTCAGGTCGTCCTCTACTGCTCTCGATGGAACCAAAGTTTAAGAAAAGTAAACACTTCCACTTTGAGTCCTTCTGGCTCACAACAGATGGTTTGGCTGAGAGGTCGTTGACAGCTCTGGGATCCAGTGGCCCTTGATCACATCCTGAGACTCAACGCCAAGTTGAGGCTGCTGGAGCGCGTGTAAAGTGGGAATTGGGATGCGTTAGTGGACAGATTTTGCTGCCAAGACGCTGATTCTCCTCCCAGACAAATATGGCAGTTTACCAAAATTGCTGGCATCAAAATAACTAAATAAGCACAACATGGTGGCATTTTTTAGCATCTCTACACTCCAAGTGGAAGAGGAATTGAAATCCTAAACTGGGCTCATTTGGTCCACCTTCGCAAGCAAGCAACCTGATGCAAGGGAGGACAAAGATTATACAGACCCATAAGCCCTGTCCGCAGTTTCACGAAGATCCTCTCCAAAGTCATGGCAATAAGACTCGCACCTCCTCCCTCGGATTTGTCCATCAATCAAGGAGCCTTCATCAAGAAATGTTCCATACATGACAATTTCATGCTGGTGTGGCAGACCGCCTGGTCATTTCATCAACAACAAAAAATATACCACCTTGTGAAGCTTGACATGGATCGAGCTTTTGACCCGGTTGCATGGCCCTTCCGGTTTGAAGTGTTAAGGTGCAAGGGTTTCGATGATCGATGGTGTGGCTGGCATGCTATCTACCACTCTTTCCACTGCATCAACACGCATTCTGCTCAACGGCTCTCTGGGTCCTAAATTCACTAGATGCCTTGGCCAAGGAAACGCGCTTTCCCTGCTCTTTTCATCATTTTCATGGATATCTTGCTTTTCACGATGTGAAGGCCTGAGTCCTGGAGTTTATTTTCCCCTATAGGCAGAGAGAACATTCAGAGTATGTCCATTTACATAGATGATGTCATCATGTTCATAAAGTCTCCGAGTGAGGAGCTTCAGGCAATCAAATCCATGATGCGCGTTCTTGCCTATCAAATGCGGCGATGGTGATGCTGCTCTGACTAAGGCCATGATTGACTGCAAAGAAGTCTCTCCCAGTGAAATACCTTGGACTAACCCTCTCAATTAGGAAGCGAACAATGGAGACTTAAACGAGCTATGCCAACCCCAATCACCAACTCATGATCCGAAACCCCCCGGCATAGGTTTATCAAGGTGATTGACAAACTTCCACGTGCTACATTCAAATAAGCTCAGTGACTTTTAAGGTTGATTTTGAGAAGGCATATGACAAGGTTAAGTGGTCTTTTCTTCAACAACCTTCGCATGAAAGGGTTCACACTACAGTGGTGCTACTAGATTGCAAAGTTCCTAGAATGAGAGAGAACTCCGAACCTTCTCAACATTGTTGCCAGCATGTTGGCCATTCTCATTGCAATGGCAAATGAGGATAGCCATGTGGGTGgccttagggcatctccaaagcGAACCCTCGAACCTCCTCAAGCATCCGTACCAAGCTGTCCGGACGCAGTTTGCCATCCAATACCATCCCGCATCGGTTTGCGCACCAATCCGGGCGTCCTACATTTGGACCACCGCCACATAGGACTCCGATACCCCCGGCCCACACAAAACCCCGCCCGGACCCCGCTCTCCATCCTTTCCTCTTTCTCTACATCCGCTTCCtccctcgccgacgccgccgctCTACCACCCCAGACGCCCGCCAAGCCCTTCCCGGACCTCCGCGACCTCCACCGCTCCACCCGGTCGCCATGCCGCTTGTCCTCTGCCGCCAATCCACACCTCTCGTTTGCCCGCCGCGCAGGTACCATTCGCCCGTACGGGGGGTCGCCATGCCCGGCAAGTGTTTGGTGAAATTCCCATGCTGAAATTTTTTGTCCCTTCTTTGAAGCAATGGATCCGGACATGGAGTGCATATACGAGCACTACACTGATTCATCCGACGAGGAGGACTATGCGGATGAAACAACGATGATGCAGACAGTCCTTCCAGACGCGGAGCGTGCAGAAGAGCATGTTCTCAATTTCAAGGAATCGATCAAGGGTCATCAAGTGCCGAATCGGAACAGGCCATTTGGCGCCGTTGGACAACTACTTTGCCCCCGATGCCCTATTCGCGGACAATTTTTGCCGGTGCTTTCAGATTCAAAAAAATGTCTTTGATCGCCTCTGCAATGGCATCCGGTCCTACGATGACTACTTCATCTTGAAGAAGGATGCCGTAGGACGGATACCGAGTCCGTTTTGGGGgtcagcgttggagatgcccttactcCGTACCTAGTGGATGGAGGTGTATACACACTTGCGTATGCGGGTGACACTATTATTTTCAAGGAacatgacatgaagaaagcaatcaTGAAGGTCATTCTTTGTTCGTGCAACTTTCCAACCTCAAAATCAAGTTCCATAAGAGTGAAATATTCTACTTTGGATAGGCCAAGCAGGGCAAAGATCAATACAAACAACTTTTTGGCTGTGAGGCACGATCCTTTATGTTCCGAATTTCCGATACTTCAGGATCCCTGTTCAGTATAGCAAGCTCCCGAATAAGGAATGAAAGAGGATTGACGACCGGTTAGTGATCAAGTGGAGTATCATTTGTGGACCAAAAGATCCAGGAGGCCTTGGGGTGGATGATCTTAAGATCAAAAATAAATGCTTGCTGAGCAAATGGTTGTTCAAGTTGTTAAATGAGGATGGAGTGTGGCAAGAGTTGCTGAAATAAATATCTCCATTCTAAAACTCGTCACAAATGACAGTTAAACCCACTGATTCTTCCTTCGAGGAGGGCCTATTGAGAGTCAAAGAGGAGTTCTTCAGCAAAGGTCCGTTCATTGTCGAAGCCGATACTCACACCAGTTTTGGGAAGATTCCTGGCTCGAAGATACTCCTCTGAGTCCGCAATACCCAAATCTTTATAATATAGTACATCGGAAACATCCTTCCATGGCAAATGTTTTGACCAGGAATCCGCTGAATATTAATTTTCATCAGATACTTACCAGTGATAAATGGATAGTCTGGTTACATCTATCAAGCCGACTCATGAGCAGGATGTTTTCCGGTGGAAACTCCATGCTTTCGGTCTTCTCGGTTCAGAATCTATGTATGCTGACATGGTAAACGAGAATCACAGAGGTGTAATCCTAACTAATGACAACTGACCCAGGAGCGATTGGAATGGTAGCAAGAAGTGTTGTTTTTGTGATAAGGGTAGACGATTCAACACTTAATTCTCTCCTGTTCTTTTGCGCATTTGTTACGGAGAACTGTTTATGTGGCTTTCAACCTGCCTCCGCCAATCAGAATCTCAAATATGTTTGGGAATAGGTTGGCAGGAGCGGAGTAGCAACTAAAGGCTTGAACCCGGTGGAGGTGTGCGCCTTGTGTTGGACTATTGGGAATTGTCATGATGATATTGTTTTCAACAAAAATAGAGTTTCCAACTATTTGCAGGTTATCCACAAGGATGCTCATTGGGTCCATACATGGTGCTTACTTCAGCGTGCGGAGACGCAGGAGTGTCTCTGGGTAAAGCCACTTGGAGATGGTCGCACGGGCTATGTCCAACCAATATGGATGGCGGTCTAGAAATAGGATTAGTGATGCACAAGTACTACATATAATATCTCTTGCTGTTGTCATAGCCCATTATCAAACTTATTTATCACTTTTTGTGTTGAATTAAGAGCTTTCGCAATAAATATGGCTATGTGCATCAATTAATGCAGAGGACGGGttatcctccttttcaaaaaaaatcatctCGGGAAGGAACTGCCCTGTCAACTGGTCTCGGGTCCGCCGGCCAAAAAGTGCCAGTGTTCTCGGTGTTCCTGATCTTAAGGCCACCAGGCTGGCGCTGAGGACTCACTGGCTCTGGATGCAGCGCACCACTGAAAACCGGGTTGGCATGGTTTACAAATTCCCCATAATAATACTGAACTTCCAATCTCCAAAGCTGCTGCCCAGATTCATATTGGCAATGCAAAGAACAACCTTTTCTTGAAAGATCATTGGCTTATGGAGTATCACCAGCATCCTGTGGAGTATGGTCCTGAACTGGCACAGCTTTATTTGTTTGCAGCCACACATTTAAGCGTCCCTGGACATTTGGTGGTCCAACTCCAGAAACAAACTTCCTAAGGCCAAGAGGAAGGGAGTCGACAGTCTGGTTGTACTCCTCTGCTGGACGACTTGAAAAAAGAGGAACAAGCGAACCTTCAATAATCCAACAAAATCCATCCATGATCTCTTCTGGGATGCACTTGCAGATTAAGGTCTTGGAGTTCGGCTGCCGCAAAGGAGCTTAGCCTAGTTCAGGCCTAAATTGTCCAGATCATAGCCTTTAGCTTTTCCAAGACGTTATTTCTTTCCTGGGCTTGGTCTTTGTGGTTTGATCGCTATATCTGCCGTATCCTTCCGTTtacttttcttttcttccttATGTATACACATGCAGTCCTCCTGCATTGCTCTTGAATTAAAATGAATAAGCCGAAAACCCCTTAGTTCAGATATGTTCTGTTCCCTCCAAATTCTTGTGTTTCAAAGGGTGATAGAGAGATATTGTTGACTGTTGAGCAGAATATATTGGTCTTGCAAGCAACTGAACTATTTTCCTGTGAAGCAAGAGCACCAGATAGAGAGCAGCATCTTAAAAGAAAATTTATATTTCCTTTTTTAGGACTGATTTTTCCATGGctgccttgcccatggatggaaACCGAATTGCATCAGTGTGCATTCCACAACCTTAACACCATGTTTCACACGGTTGCAGCACCTTAAATGATTTGTTCTTTTCCCCCAGTTTGTTATGCACGACACAGCAAACTACTGAATGAGACCTATATGTCCTTGTTCTTGTCCACTCCTAACGACTCAAGTGCAATGCACTACCCTACGATCGCCAAACGGTCGCTAATTTAGTAACGATTTAGCATCAATTCAAATCAAGGAACTTGTTGAGATATTTATAAACAATAGTCTCTAGTATCTCTGCCCCCTAGTAATTTTGCTGACTACAAAAAAAAACAGGCCAACATGCTGGAGCTACAGTTGCAATTCATCGCAAAGTTAGATGTAGAAAATGGAACCTCCAACAATTAAATAGAATGCTTTTCTTACTTCCCTAGAAAAAGTGTGAACTCACTACACATTTGGCACTCGGTCATACGCCTCCCCTATGTATCTAATTGTGTCACTCCTTCGACTCACAAGAAAGTGTGAGTATACACCGAATTGCGATGAAGGTTGTCTCAGTAAGGTGTAAGTTTGTGCCGAATGAGCCATTGATCGAATCAATGAAGTGGCTACTATGCGAAGCTCAACTATGCATCAAACTCCACCACAATAATCATGACTTGTGCTATGCTGCTTCTCACTATTAGATAATCTAAACTCCAATTACCCCGTTGTATAAACGAGTACTTTATCAACAGAACTTCTACTCTTTATCAATCTAGATGAAAGCGATTATGCTACGATAGGATTGAAATAAAAAATAAGAATATGTCTTCTTGGTAACCTAATGACCCAATTCTGGCTCCGACCGAGTATACCTGGTCGTCCGCGAGCTCGACCTTGTTGAAGGCAAGCACGAAGGGTATCCCTGTGGACTCGGCCTCGACGAGGAACCTGGTGAGCGTGGCGGGCTCAGGCTGCGGCTGGTCCAGCGAGAAGAGCACAACGAGACGGTCGACGTTGGCGACCGGCGGATCGACCACCTCGCTCCGGCGCTCAAAGACGTCCTCGATCATCCCGCGGCGGTCGGTCCAGTCGACGGCCCCGACGAGCACCCTGTCCCCAACGAGCACGCGGCGGCGGATCTTCTTGAGCAGCGCGCGGACGACGCAGAGAAGGTCTGTCCCTTGGTGTTGCTCGAGCCCCGGGGCGGTGGAGCTGACGATGACGCGCATGAAATTGGCCTGGGAAGCCGCGACGAGGCCCGTGGCCTGGTTCGGGAGAAGCGCATAGGGGGGCGGCGGGGGGAGAGAGGCGGCCGCCGGCGCGGGGAGGAGGCGCGGGTGGCGGGAGGCACGGTGAAGGAGGCGGAGGCTGTGGGGAAGcgggagcgggaggcggaggtggggCAGCGTGGCCGTGGAGGGGGGTGGGAGGAGCGGCATTTCGGTGGAGCGAAACTGGATAGCGGAGTGCACGCTCCAAGCCTATCCTCTATAGTGCTGTCCTACTTCTACTTGACTGGACCGTTTGGACTACTTAATCTTGGTTTCGATAGTCTGGACTATTTTATTTTTTCAGTTTTGTCTCAATGTCTCAAATCAAGATGAAGAGTAAGGGAGTTCGAACTAGTATATGCCTAGTCCACATGTCCTACACTCCATCTTTCCTCCTCCGTCCTTGGTTCTCATTCCTGGTCCCTGTATGTCACCACCGCACCCATCTCCTACGCCGCTCGGGCCTTATTGGACCTCTGTCAggcggcaaatttgacaattttgacctcgggacgaaatcatttcacagaatgaactggttgcgaaactatttcactcccctgacccttttgtgtagcgcccgccacgccggcgccacacccta contains:
- the LOC109738203 gene encoding small ribosomal subunit biogenesis GTPase RsgA 1, mitochondrial, which codes for MPLLPPPSTATLPHLRLPLPLPHSLRLLHRASRHPRLLPAPAAASLPPPPPYALLPNQATGLVAASQANFMRVIVSSTAPGLEQHQGTDLLCVVRALLKKIRRRVLVGDRVLVGAVDWTDRRGMIEDVFERRSEVVDPPVANVDRLVVLFSLDQPQPEPATLTRFLVEAESTGIPFVLAFNKVELADDQIISYWRDRLKNWGYDPLFLSVDQRSGLSALEEMLEGQTTVVVGPSGVGKSSLINALRCNQNISEEDPIHQLLEQNSKWFGEQRVGPVSKKSGKGKHTTRHVSLLPIVDGGFLADTPGFNQPSLMKVTKRGLAETFPEIRKMLEENESSGCLFNDCVHLGEHGCVVKGDWERYPYYLQLLDEIKIRESFQLRTFGTKREGDVRYKTGAMGVKQAEPRLQLKKHRRVSRKKLNQSILDEMDSDMDDLDDDYQFGVSRRTSKR